One Danaus plexippus chromosome 29 unlocalized genomic scaffold, MEX_DaPlex mxdp_37, whole genome shotgun sequence DNA segment encodes these proteins:
- the LOC116777013 gene encoding V-type proton ATPase subunit e 2, with protein MGASFVPITIFTVFWGVIGIVCPFFAPKGPNRGIIQVVLMLTAATCWLFWLCAYMAQMNPLVGPRLSNETLIWIARTWGNPYNK; from the exons ATGGGTGCATCATTCGTTCCCATCACCATTTTCACCGTCTTCTGGGGGGTCATTGGTATTGTGTGCCCCTTCTTCGCGCCCAAAGGACCTAACCGAGG GATTATCCAAGTGGTGTTGATGTTAACAGCGGCTACGTGCTGGTTGTT ctgGTTGTGTGCGTACATGGCACAAATGAATCCTCTCGTCGGACCGAGACTCAGCAACGAAACTCTCATCTGGATAGCTCGCACATGG GGTAACCCATACAACAAGTAA
- the LOC116777017 gene encoding phenoloxidase-activating factor 2-like isoform X3: MMLKIILILALVGSIYPQDDKDLDSVIESIFGKPSSTQPPFINVKKPSTIVPPTNNQDKENQPCQTEEGKEGRCLRYFLCNSNNTVIDDGVGIIDIRVQADVCSSYLDVCCNVPDVRPPDNPITPKPPKFREGCGWRNPDGIGFKTIGDNDGESKFGEFPWMVAILKIEAVNDANSEGQKLNVYVGGGSLIHPSVVLTTAHTVASIPTLKVRAGEWDTQTSKEIYPFQDRDVDSVIIHKDYNHVKKNLFYDIALLFLSSPVDMNVPNVALACLPPPRLVTPGGIRCFASGWGKDKFGKEGRYQVILKKVQLPVVERQQCQKQLRNTRLGPFFQLHSSFMCAGGEEGIDTCKGDGGSPLACPIENEPGRYMQSGMVAWGIGCGENGTPGVYVDVASLRDWIDDKIIGKGLDPKVYSF; the protein is encoded by the exons atg atgttAAAGATAATTCTTATCTTAGCCCTGGTGGGTTCCATCTACCCTCAGGACGATAAGGACTTGGATTCAGTGATCGAGTCTATATTTGGCAAGCCGTCTTCCACGCAGCCGCCCTTCATCAACGTGAAGAAACCATCAACAATAGTACCCCCAACCAACAACCAAG ACAAAGAGAACCAGCCGTGTCAGACGGAAGAGGGCAAGGAGGGTCGCTGTCTGCGGTACTTCCTCTGCAATTCAAACAACACTGTCATAGATGATGGTGTAGGAATCATAGATATAAG AGTTCAAGCCGACGTATGCAGTTCCTACTTGGACGTGTGCTGTAACGTCCCAGACGTGAGACCACCAGATAATCCCATCACCCCGAAACCTCCGAAATTCAGG GAAGGTTGCGGGTGGAGGAACCCCGACGGTATTGGATTCAAGACGATCGGCGACAACGACGGTGAGAGCAAGTTCGGGGAATTCCCCTGGATGGTCGCCATACTCAA AATCGAGGCTGTGAACGACGCTAACTCTGAGGGTCAAAAGCTGAACGTCTACGTTGGTGGCGGGTCGCTGATACATCCCAGCGTTGTTTTAACAACTGCCCACACAGTCGCATCGATTCCAACGCTGAAAGTACGTGCCGGGGAATGGGATACCCAGACATCTAAAGAGATATACCCGTTCCAAGACCGGGACGTCGATTCAGTAATCATTCACAAGGACTACAATCACGTCAAAA AGAACCTTTTCTACGACATAGCCCTACTATTCCTCTCATCGCCCGTGGATATGAACGTGCCCAACGTGGCCCTGGCGTGTCTCCCGCCACCCAGACTGGTAACGCCTGGTGGAATCAGATGTTTCGCCAGCGGATGGGGTAAAGACAAATTCGGCAAGGAAGGTCGTTACCAGGTCATATTGAAAAAG GTGCAACTGCCGGTGGTTGAGAGGCAGCAGTGTCAGAAACAGCTGCGGAACACACGCCTGGGACCGTTCTTCCAGCTGCACAGCTCGTTTATGTGTGCTGGAGGTGAAGAGGGCATTGACACCTGCAAAGGGGACGGCGGATCGCCTTTGGCGTGCCCGATTGAG AACGAACCAGGGCGTTACATGCAGAGCGGCATGGTGGCGTGGGGCATAGGTTGTGGCGAAAACGGCACGCCCGGCGTATACGTTGACGTGGCCAGCCTGCGGGATTGGATCGACGACAAAATTATAGGCAAAGGACTGGACCCAAAGGTCTACAGCTTCTAA
- the LOC116777017 gene encoding phenoloxidase-activating factor 2-like isoform X2, giving the protein MLKIILILALVGSIYPQDDKDLDSVIESIFGKPSSTQPPFINVKKPSTIVPPTNNQDKENQPCQTEEGKEGRCLRYFLCNSNNTVIDDGVGIIDIRVQADVCSSYLDVCCNVPDVRPPDNPITPKPPKFREGCGWRNPDGIGFKTIGDNDGESKFGEFPWMVAILNTDYVDPRIEAVNDANSEGQKLNVYVGGGSLIHPSVVLTTAHTVASIPTLKVRAGEWDTQTSKEIYPFQDRDVDSVIIHKDYNHVKKNLFYDIALLFLSSPVDMNVPNVALACLPPPRLVTPGGIRCFASGWGKDKFGKEGRYQVILKKVQLPVVERQQCQKQLRNTRLGPFFQLHSSFMCAGGEEGIDTCKGDGGSPLACPIENEPGRYMQSGMVAWGIGCGENGTPGVYVDVASLRDWIDDKIIGKGLDPKVYSF; this is encoded by the exons atgttAAAGATAATTCTTATCTTAGCCCTGGTGGGTTCCATCTACCCTCAGGACGATAAGGACTTGGATTCAGTGATCGAGTCTATATTTGGCAAGCCGTCTTCCACGCAGCCGCCCTTCATCAACGTGAAGAAACCATCAACAATAGTACCCCCAACCAACAACCAAG ACAAAGAGAACCAGCCGTGTCAGACGGAAGAGGGCAAGGAGGGTCGCTGTCTGCGGTACTTCCTCTGCAATTCAAACAACACTGTCATAGATGATGGTGTAGGAATCATAGATATAAG AGTTCAAGCCGACGTATGCAGTTCCTACTTGGACGTGTGCTGTAACGTCCCAGACGTGAGACCACCAGATAATCCCATCACCCCGAAACCTCCGAAATTCAGG GAAGGTTGCGGGTGGAGGAACCCCGACGGTATTGGATTCAAGACGATCGGCGACAACGACGGTGAGAGCAAGTTCGGGGAATTCCCCTGGATGGTCGCCATACTCAA TACTGATTACGTTGATCCCAGAATCGAGGCTGTGAACGACGCTAACTCTGAGGGTCAAAAGCTGAACGTCTACGTTGGTGGCGGGTCGCTGATACATCCCAGCGTTGTTTTAACAACTGCCCACACAGTCGCATCGATTCCAACGCTGAAAGTACGTGCCGGGGAATGGGATACCCAGACATCTAAAGAGATATACCCGTTCCAAGACCGGGACGTCGATTCAGTAATCATTCACAAGGACTACAATCACGTCAAAA AGAACCTTTTCTACGACATAGCCCTACTATTCCTCTCATCGCCCGTGGATATGAACGTGCCCAACGTGGCCCTGGCGTGTCTCCCGCCACCCAGACTGGTAACGCCTGGTGGAATCAGATGTTTCGCCAGCGGATGGGGTAAAGACAAATTCGGCAAGGAAGGTCGTTACCAGGTCATATTGAAAAAG GTGCAACTGCCGGTGGTTGAGAGGCAGCAGTGTCAGAAACAGCTGCGGAACACACGCCTGGGACCGTTCTTCCAGCTGCACAGCTCGTTTATGTGTGCTGGAGGTGAAGAGGGCATTGACACCTGCAAAGGGGACGGCGGATCGCCTTTGGCGTGCCCGATTGAG AACGAACCAGGGCGTTACATGCAGAGCGGCATGGTGGCGTGGGGCATAGGTTGTGGCGAAAACGGCACGCCCGGCGTATACGTTGACGTGGCCAGCCTGCGGGATTGGATCGACGACAAAATTATAGGCAAAGGACTGGACCCAAAGGTCTACAGCTTCTAA
- the LOC116777006 gene encoding ADP,ATP carrier protein — protein sequence MSNLADPVAFAKDFLAGGISAAVSKTAVAPIERVKLLLQVQHVSKQIAEDQRYKGIIDAFVRIPKEQGPLSFWRGNLANVIRYFPTQALNFAFKDKYKQVFLGGVDKNTQFWRYFAGNLASGGAAGATSLCFVYPLDFARTRLAADVGKGEGQREFSGLGNCLTKIFKSDGLVGLYRGFGVSVQGIIIYRASYFGFYDTARGMLPDPKNTPLVISWAIAQTVTTVAGIISYPFDTVRRRMMMQSGRAKSEVLYKNTIHCWATIAKSEGASAFFKGAFSNVLRGTGGAFVLVLYDEIKKLL from the coding sequence atgtcgaACCTCGCTGATCCAGTCGCGTTCGCTAAGGATTTCCTGGCCGGCGGTATATCCGCTGCCGTCTCCAAAACCGCCGTAGCTCCCATCGAGCGTGTCAAGCTTCTGCTTCAAGTACAGCACGTAAGCAAGCAGATCGCAGAAGACCAGCGCTACAAGGGTATAATCGATGCCTTCGTCCGCATTCCCAAAGAGCAAGGACCTCTCTCTTTCTGGCGTGGTAACCTCGCCAACGTCATCAGGTATTTCCCCACGCAAGCCCTCAACTTTGCTTTCAAGGACAAGTACAAGCAAGTCTTCCTCGGTGGCGTAGATAAGAACACACAGTTCTGGCGCTACTTCGCTGGTAACCTCGCCTCTGGAGGTGCTGCTGGAGCCACATCACTATGCTTCGTGTACCCACTCGACTTCGCCCGTACCCGTCTGGCCGCGGATGTCGGCAAAGGCGAAGGACAACGTGAATTCTCCGGTCTCGGCAACTGCCTCACCAAGATCTTCAAATCCGACGGTCTCGTTGGTCTGTACAGAGGTTTCGGAGTTTCCGTGCAAGGTATCATCATCTACCGCGCCTCATACTTCGGTTTCTACGACACCGCTCGCGGCATGCTGCCCGATCCCAAGAACACACCGCTCGTCATCAGCTGGGCGATCGCTCAGACCGTCACCACAGTCGCCGGTATCATCTCCTATCCATTCGACACGGTCCGTAGGCGCATGATGATGCAGTCCGGACGCGCTAAGTCCGAGGTGCTCTACAAGAACACGATCCACTGCTGGGCCACTATCGCCAAGTCCGAGGGTGCGTCCGCCTTCTTCAAGGGAGCCTTCTCCAACGTCCTCAGAGGTACAGGTGGTGCTTTCGTGCTCGTCCTCTACGACGAAATCAAGAAACTGCTCTAA
- the LOC116777017 gene encoding phenoloxidase-activating factor 2-like isoform X1: MMLKIILILALVGSIYPQDDKDLDSVIESIFGKPSSTQPPFINVKKPSTIVPPTNNQDKENQPCQTEEGKEGRCLRYFLCNSNNTVIDDGVGIIDIRVQADVCSSYLDVCCNVPDVRPPDNPITPKPPKFREGCGWRNPDGIGFKTIGDNDGESKFGEFPWMVAILNTDYVDPRIEAVNDANSEGQKLNVYVGGGSLIHPSVVLTTAHTVASIPTLKVRAGEWDTQTSKEIYPFQDRDVDSVIIHKDYNHVKKNLFYDIALLFLSSPVDMNVPNVALACLPPPRLVTPGGIRCFASGWGKDKFGKEGRYQVILKKVQLPVVERQQCQKQLRNTRLGPFFQLHSSFMCAGGEEGIDTCKGDGGSPLACPIENEPGRYMQSGMVAWGIGCGENGTPGVYVDVASLRDWIDDKIIGKGLDPKVYSF; the protein is encoded by the exons atg atgttAAAGATAATTCTTATCTTAGCCCTGGTGGGTTCCATCTACCCTCAGGACGATAAGGACTTGGATTCAGTGATCGAGTCTATATTTGGCAAGCCGTCTTCCACGCAGCCGCCCTTCATCAACGTGAAGAAACCATCAACAATAGTACCCCCAACCAACAACCAAG ACAAAGAGAACCAGCCGTGTCAGACGGAAGAGGGCAAGGAGGGTCGCTGTCTGCGGTACTTCCTCTGCAATTCAAACAACACTGTCATAGATGATGGTGTAGGAATCATAGATATAAG AGTTCAAGCCGACGTATGCAGTTCCTACTTGGACGTGTGCTGTAACGTCCCAGACGTGAGACCACCAGATAATCCCATCACCCCGAAACCTCCGAAATTCAGG GAAGGTTGCGGGTGGAGGAACCCCGACGGTATTGGATTCAAGACGATCGGCGACAACGACGGTGAGAGCAAGTTCGGGGAATTCCCCTGGATGGTCGCCATACTCAA TACTGATTACGTTGATCCCAGAATCGAGGCTGTGAACGACGCTAACTCTGAGGGTCAAAAGCTGAACGTCTACGTTGGTGGCGGGTCGCTGATACATCCCAGCGTTGTTTTAACAACTGCCCACACAGTCGCATCGATTCCAACGCTGAAAGTACGTGCCGGGGAATGGGATACCCAGACATCTAAAGAGATATACCCGTTCCAAGACCGGGACGTCGATTCAGTAATCATTCACAAGGACTACAATCACGTCAAAA AGAACCTTTTCTACGACATAGCCCTACTATTCCTCTCATCGCCCGTGGATATGAACGTGCCCAACGTGGCCCTGGCGTGTCTCCCGCCACCCAGACTGGTAACGCCTGGTGGAATCAGATGTTTCGCCAGCGGATGGGGTAAAGACAAATTCGGCAAGGAAGGTCGTTACCAGGTCATATTGAAAAAG GTGCAACTGCCGGTGGTTGAGAGGCAGCAGTGTCAGAAACAGCTGCGGAACACACGCCTGGGACCGTTCTTCCAGCTGCACAGCTCGTTTATGTGTGCTGGAGGTGAAGAGGGCATTGACACCTGCAAAGGGGACGGCGGATCGCCTTTGGCGTGCCCGATTGAG AACGAACCAGGGCGTTACATGCAGAGCGGCATGGTGGCGTGGGGCATAGGTTGTGGCGAAAACGGCACGCCCGGCGTATACGTTGACGTGGCCAGCCTGCGGGATTGGATCGACGACAAAATTATAGGCAAAGGACTGGACCCAAAGGTCTACAGCTTCTAA
- the LOC116777012 gene encoding transcription initiation factor TFIID subunit 10-like — MQMSRLGTAMDEDGAGHALTDFLLQLENYNPSIPDSVVAYYLNMSGFESQDPRLIRLIALASQKFLSDVANDALQHCKMRTSSQMTQSTKNQKGPKEKKYIMTMEDLVPALQEYGISAKKPHYFV; from the exons atgcAGATGAGTCGTTTAGGCACGGCCATGGACGAGGACGGCGCCGGTCACGCTTTGACCGACTTCTTGTTACAACTAGAGAACTACAATCCTTCAATACCAGACTCGGTGGTTGCGTACTACTTGAATATGTCTGGCTTCGAATCTCAAGATCCTAG GTTAATCCGTCTGATAGCGTTGGCGTCACAGAAATTCCTATCGGATGTAGCGAATGATGCACTCCAGCACTGCAAGATGAGAACGTCCAGTCAGATGACGCAGAGTACTAAAAACCAGAAAGGTCCAAAGGAAAAGAAATACATCATGACAATGGAGGACTTAGTGCCGGCATTACAAGAGTACGGCATCTCAGCCAAGAAACCGCACTACTTCGTCTGA